A DNA window from Ipomoea triloba cultivar NCNSP0323 chromosome 10, ASM357664v1 contains the following coding sequences:
- the LOC116032307 gene encoding uncharacterized protein LOC116032307: MTDKGKEVKIVDGVEIMPPEEYNRRVEKLSEGVAENKERIARMMAIADTILTNLRSMFVTPPKLLASIKEIEKAMKELLKLENSAAVKGEGDVALENLSEELENLSKEFVKSVKEFKDKLDAAEAKNVKEFKEFKNKLDAAKAKIVKDFKERKNKIDAAEAKNVKDFKEFKNKIDAAAKNVKAVKDEGGDVAAKEVEIATEVEGGDSAEGDVVAEVDSAAQVEGGNATEGDVAAEEVESAAQVEGGKATEGDVAAEEVESAAQVEGGKATDGDVTAEEVESAAQVEGWNATEGDVAAEKVESAAQVEGGKATKEDVAAEEVESAAQVEGGNATEGDVAAEEVESAAQVEGGNATEGDVAAEEAESAAQVEGENATQGDVAAEEVESAAQVEGGNATEGDVAAEEVESAAQVEGGNATEGDVAAEEVESAAQVEGGNATEGDVSAEEVESAAQVEGGNATEGDVSAEEVESAAQVEGGNATEGDVSAEEVESAAQVEGGNATEGDVSAEEVESAAQVEGGNATEGDVSAEEVESAAQVEGGNATEGDVSAEEVESAAQVEGGNATEGDVSAEEVESAAQVEGGNATEGDVSAEEVESAAQVEGGNATEGDVSAEEVESAAQVEGGNATEGDVSAEEVESAAQVEGGNATEGDVSAEEVESAAQVEGGNATEGDVSAEEVESAAQVEGGNATEGDVSAEEVESAAQVEGGNATEGDVSAEEVESAAQVEGGNATEGDVSAEEVESAAQVEGGNATEGDVSAEEVESAAQVEGGNATEGDVSAEEVESAAQVEGGNATEGDVSAEEVESAAQVEGGNATEGDVSAEEVESAAQVEGGNATEGDVSAEEVESAAQVEGGNATEGDVSAEEVESAAQVEGGNATEGDVSAEEVESAAQVEGGNATEGDVSAEEVESAAQVEGGNATEGDVSAEEVESAAQVEGGNATEGDVSAEEVESAAQVEGGNATEGDVSAEEVESAAQVEGGNATEGDVSAEEVESAAQVEGGNATEGDVSAEEVESAAQVEGGNATEGDVSAEEVESAAQVEGGNATEGDVSAEEVESAAQVEGGNATEGDVSAEEVESAAQVEGGNATEGDVSAEEVESAAQVEGGNATEGDVSAEEVESAAQVEGGNATEGDVSAEEVESAAQVEGGNATEGDVSAEEVESAAQVEGGNATEGDVSAEEVESAAQVEGGNATEGDVSAEEVESAAQVEGGNATEGDVSAEEVESAAQVEGGNATEGDVSAEEVESAAQVEGGNATEGDVSAEEVESAAQVEGGNATEGDVSAEEVESAAQVEGGNATEGDVSAEEVESAAQVEGGNATEGDVSAEEVESAAQVEGGNATEGDVSAEEVESAAQVEGGNATEGDVSAEEVESAAQVEGGNATEGDVSAEEVESAAQVEGGNATEGDVSAEEVESAAQVEGGNATEGDVAAEEVESAAQVEGGNATEGDVAAEEVESAAQVEGGNATEGDVAAEEVESAAQVEGGNATEGDVALRRLKVQLRRNKGMLLVGDYMDPFSTSSRAAVEATWLRRQLSGTAPVYPDL, from the exons ATGACAGACAAAGGTAAAGAGGTAAAGATTGTTGATGGGGTTGAGATCATGCCCCCTGAGGAGTATAATAGAAGAGTAGAGAAACTGTCGGAAGGAGTAGCTGAAAACAAAGAACGCATTGCTAGGATGATGGCTATTG CGGACACTATCCTTACAAATTTGCGATCCATGTTTGTAACTCCCCCCAAACTTCTTGCTTCTATTAAAGAAATTGAGAAAGCTATGAAAGAGCTTCTGAAACTTGAGAATTCTGCAGCTGTTAAAGGTGAAGGTGATGTAGCACTTGAGAATTTGAGTGAAGAACTTGAGAATTTGAGTAAAGAATTTGTGAAATCTGTTAAAGAATTTAAGGATAAACTAGATGCAGCAGAAGCTAAGAATGTGAAGGAGTTTAAAGAATTTAAGAATAAACTAGATGCTGCAAAAGCTAAGATTGTGAAGGATTTTAAAGAACGTAAGAATAAAATAGATGCAGCAGAAGCCAAGAATGTGAAGGATTTTAAAgaatttaagaataaaatagatGCTGCAGCTAAGAATGTGAAGGCTGTTAAGGATGAAGGAGGAGATGTGGCCGCTAAAGAGGTTGAAATTGCAACTGAGGTGGAAGGAGGGGATTCTGCAGAAGGAGATGTGGTCGCTGAG GTTGACAGTGCAGCTCAAGTGGAAGGAGGGAATGCTACAGAAGGAGATGTGGCCGCTGAAGAGGTTGAAAGTGCAGCTCAAGTGGAAGGAGGGAAAGCTACAGAAGGAGATGTGGCCGCTGAGGAGGTTGAAAGTGCAGCTCAAGTGGAAGGAGGGAAAGCTACAGATGGAGATGTGACTGCTGAGGAGGTTGAAAGTGCAGCTCAAGTGGAAGGATGGAATGCTACAGAAGGAGATGTGGCCGCTGAGAAG GTTGAAAGTGCAGCTCAAGTGGAAGGAGGGAAAGCTACAAAAGAAGATGTGGCTGCGGAGGAGGTTGAAAGTGCCGCTCAAGTGGAAGGAGGGAATGCTACAGAAGGAGATGTGGCTGCTGAGGAGGTTGAAAGTGCAGCTCAAGTGGAAGGAGGGAATGCTACAGAAGGAGATGTGGCTGCTGAGGAGGCTGAAAGTGCAGCTCAAGTGGAAGGAGAAAATGCTACACAAGGAGATGTGGCTGCCGAGGAGGTTGAAAGTGCAGCTCAAGTGGAAGGAGGGAATGCTACAGAAGGAGATGTGGCCGCTGAGGAGGTTGAAAGTGCAGCTCAAGTGGAAGGAGGGAATGCTACAGAAGGAGATGTGGCCGCTGAGGAGGTTGAAAGTGCAGCTCAAGTGGAAGGAGGGAATGCTACAGAAGGAGATGTGTCCGCTGAGGAGGTTGAAAGCGCAGCTCAAGTAGAAGGAGGGAATGCTACAGAAGGAGATGTGTCCGCTGAGGAGGTTGAAAGCGCAGCTCAAGTAGAAGGAGGGAATGCTACAGAAGGAGATGTGTCCGCTGAGGAGGTTGAAAGCGCAGCTCAAGTAGAAGGAGGGAATGCTACAGAAGGAGATGTGTCCGCTGAGGAGGTTGAAAGCGCAGCTCAAGTAGAAGGAGGGAATGCTACAGAAGGAGATGTGTCCGCTGAGGAGGTTGAAAGCGCAGCTCAAGTAGAAGGAGGGAATGCTACAGAAGGAGATGTGTCCGCTGAGGAGGTTGAAAGCGCAGCTCAAGTAGAAGGAGGGAATGCTACAGAAGGAGATGTGTCCGCTGAGGAGGTTGAAAGCGCAGCTCAAGTAGAAGGAGGGAATGCTACAGAAGGAGATGTGTCCGCTGAGGAGGTTGAAAGCGCAGCTCAAGTAGAAGGAGGGAATGCTACAGAAGGAGATGTGTCCGCTGAGGAGGTTGAAAGCGCAGCTCAAGTAGAAGGAGGGAATGCTACAGAAGGAGATGTGTCCGCTGAGGAGGTTGAAAGCGCAGCTCAAGTAGAAGGAGGGAATGCTACAGAAGGAGATGTGTCCGCTGAGGAGGTTGAAAGCGCAGCTCAAGTAGAAGGAGGGAATGCTACAGAAGGAGATGTGTCCGCTGAGGAGGTTGAAAGCGCAGCTCAAGTAGAAGGAGGGAATGCTACAGAAGGAGATGTGTCCGCTGAGGAGGTTGAAAGCGCAGCTCAAGTAGAAGGAGGGAATGCTACAGAAGGAGATGTGTCCGCTGAGGAGGTTGAAAGCGCAGCTCAAGTAGAAGGAGGGAATGCTACAGAAGGAGATGTGTCCGCTGAGGAGGTTGAAAGCGCAGCTCAAGTAGAAGGAGGGAATGCTACAGAAGGAGATGTGTCCGCTGAGGAGGTTGAAAGCGCAGCTCAAGTAGAAGGAGGGAATGCTACAGAAGGAGATGTGTCCGCTGAGGAGGTTGAAAGCGCAGCTCAAGTAGAAGGAGGGAATGCTACAGAAGGAGATGTGTCCGCTGAGGAGGTTGAAAGCGCAGCTCAAGTAGAAGGAGGGAATGCTACAGAAGGAGATGTGTCCGCTGAGGAGGTTGAAAGCGCAGCTCAAGTAGAAGGAGGGAATGCTACAGAAGGAGATGTGTCCGCTGAGGAGGTTGAAAGCGCAGCTCAAGTAGAAGGAGGGAATGCTACAGAAGGAGATGTGTCCGCTGAGGAGGTTGAAAGCGCAGCTCAAGTAGAAGGAGGGAATGCTACAGAAGGAGATGTGTCCGCTGAGGAGGTTGAAAGCGCAGCTCAAGTAGAAGGAGGGAATGCTACAGAAGGAGATGTGTCCGCTGAGGAGGTTGAAAGCGCAGCTCAAGTAGAAGGAGGGAATGCTACAGAAGGAGATGTGTCCGCTGAGGAGGTTGAAAGCGCAGCTCAAGTAGAAGGAGGGAATGCTACAGAAGGAGATGTGTCCGCTGAGGAGGTTGAAAGCGCAGCTCAAGTAGAAGGAGGGAATGCTACAGAAGGAGATGTGTCCGCTGAGGAGGTTGAAAGCGCAGCTCAAGTAGAAGGAGGGAATGCTACAGAAGGAGATGTGTCCGCTGAGGAGGTTGAAAGCGCAGCTCAAGTAGAAGGAGGGAATGCTACAGAAGGAGATGTGTCCGCTGAGGAGGTTGAAAGCGCAGCTCAAGTAGAAGGAGGGAATGCTACAGAAGGAGATGTGTCCGCTGAGGAGGTTGAAAGCGCAGCTCAAGTAGAAGGAGGGAATGCTACAGAAGGAGATGTGTCCGCTGAGGAGGTTGAAAGCGCAGCTCAAGTAGAAGGAGGGAATGCTACAGAAGGAGATGTGTCCGCTGAGGAGGTTGAAAGCGCAGCTCAAGTAGAAGGAGGGAATGCTACAGAAGGAGATGTGTCCGCTGAGGAGGTTGAAAGCGCAGCTCAAGTAGAAGGAGGGAATGCTACAGAAGGAGATGTGTCCGCTGAGGAGGTTGAAAGCGCAGCTCAAGTAGAAGGAGGGAATGCTACAGAAGGAGATGTGTCCGCTGAGGAGGTTGAAAGCGCAGCTCAAGTAGAAGGAGGGAATGCTACAGAAGGAGATGTGTCCGCTGAGGAGGTTGAAAGCGCAGCTCAAGTAGAAGGAGGGAATGCTACAGAAGGAGATGTGTCCGCTGAGGAGGTTGAAAGCGCAGCTCAAGTAGAAGGAGGGAATGCTACAGAAGGAGATGTGTCCGCTGAGGAGGTTGAAAGCGCAGCTCAAGTAGAAGGAGGGAATGCTACAGAAGGAGATGTGTCCGCTGAGGAGGTTGAAAGCGCAGCTCAAGTAGAAGGAGGGAATGCTACAGAAGGAGATGTGTCCGCTGAGGAGGTTGAAAGCGCAGCTCAAGTAGAAGGAGGGAATGCTACAGAAGGAGATGTGTCCGCTGAGGAGGTTGAAAGCGCAGCTCAAGTAGAAGGAGGGAATGCTACAGAAGGAGATGTGTCCGCTGAGGAGGTTGAAAGCGCAGCTCAAGTAGAAGGAGGGAATGCTACAGAAGGAGATGTGTCCGCTGAGGAGGTTGAAAGCGCAGCTCAAGTAGAAGGAGGGAATGCTACAGAAGGAGATGTGTCCGCTGAGGAGGTTGAAAGCGCAGCTCAAGTAGAAGGAGGGAATGCTACAGAAGGAGATGTGTCCGCTGAGGAGGTTGAAAGCGCAGCTCAAGTAGAAGGAGGGAATGCTACAGAAGGAGATGTGTCCGCTGAGGAGGTTGAAAGCGCAGCTCAAGTAGAAGGAGGGAATGCTACAGAAGGAGATGTGTCCGCTGAGGAGGTTGAAAGCGCAGCTCAAGTAGAAGGAGGGAATGCTACAGAAGGAGATGTGTCCGCTGAGGAGGTTGAAAGCGCAGCTCAAGTGGAAGGAGGGAATGCTACAGAAGGAGATGTGGCCGCTGAGGAGGTTGAAAGTGCAGCTCAAGTGGAAGGAGGGAATGCTACAGAAGGAGATGTGGCTGCTGAGGAGGTTGAAAGTGCAGCTCAAGTGGAAGGAGGGAATGCTACAGAAGGAGATGTGGCTGCTGAGGAGGTTGAAAGCGCAGCTCAAGTGGAAGGAGGGAATGCTACAGAAGGAGATGTGGCGCTGAGGAGGTTGAAAGTGCAGCTGAGGAGGAACAAGGGGATGCTGCTTGTTGGAGATTATATGGATCCATTCTCGACCTCTTCTCGGGCTGCCGTTGAGGCAACATGGTTGAGACGGCAATTAAGTGGCACAGCTCCTGTATACCCAGACCTCTAA